A portion of the Homo sapiens chromosome 16, GRCh38.p14 Primary Assembly genome contains these proteins:
- the EARS2 gene encoding nondiscriminating glutamyl-tRNA synthetase EARS2, mitochondrial isoform X1: protein MCIDDNLCNRCCRRWDTVIIEKGFLHLGGLRTALYNYIFAKKYQGSFILRLEDTDQTRVVPGAAENIEDMLEWAGIPPDESPRRGGPAGPYQQSQRLELYAQATEALLKTGAAYPCFCSPQRLELLKKEALRNHQTPRYDNRCRNMSQEQVAQKLAKDPKPAIRFRLEQVVPAFQDLVYGWNRHEVASVEGDPVIMKSDGFPTYHLACVVDDHHMGISHVLRGSEWLVSTAKHLLLYQALGWQPPHFAHLPLLLNRDGSKLSKRQGDVFLEHFAADGFLPDSLLDIITNCGSGFAENQMGRTLPELITQFNLTQVTCHSALLDLEKLPEFNRLHLQRLVSNESQRRQLVGKLQVLVEEAFGCQLQNRDVLNPVYVERILLLRQGHICRLQDLVSPVYSYLWTRPAVGRAQLDAISEKVDVIAKRVLGLLERSSMSLTQDMLNGELKKLSEGLEGTKYSNVMKLLRMALSGQQQGPPVAEMMLALGPKEVRERIQKVVSS from the exons GCTTCTTGCACCTGGGTGGCCTCCGCACTGCCTTGTACAACTACATCTTTGCTAAGAAGTACCAGGGGAGCTTCATCCTGAGGCTAGAGGACACAGATCAGACTCGCGTTGTGCCTGGGGCAGCGGAGAATATTGAGGACATGCTGGAGTGGGCAG GCATCCCGCCTGATGAGAGCCCCCGCCGGGGCGGTCCTGCTGGGCCCTACCAGCAATCTCAGCGGTTGGAGCTGTATGCCCAGGCCACAGAAGCGCTGCTGAAGACCGGAGCTGCTTACCCCTGTTTCTGCTCACCCCAGCGGCTGGAGCTCCTGAAGAAGGAGGCCTTGCGGAACCACCAGACGCCCCG GTATGACAATCGGTGCAGGAACATGAGCCAGGAGCAGGTGGCCCAGAAGCTGGCCAAGGACCCCAAGCCTGCGATCCGCTTCCGCCTGGAGCAGGTGGTGCCAGCCTTCCAGGACCTGGTCTATGGCTGGAATAGGCATGAAGTGGCCAGCGTGGAGGGAGACCCAGTCATCATGAAGAGCGACGGCTTCCCCACATACCACCTGGCCTGCGTGGTGGACGACCACCACATGGGCATCAGCCACGTGCTGCGAGGCTCTGAGTGGCTCGTCTCCACTGCCAAGCACCTGCTCCTCTACCAGGCCCTGGGCTGGCAGCCACCCCACTTCGCCCACCTGCCCCTGCTCCTCAACAGGGATGGCAGCAAGCTCTCCAAGAGGCAAGGGGACGTTTTCCTGGAGCACTTTGCTGCTGATGGCTTCCTGCCCGATTCCTTGTTGGACATCATCACCAACTGTGGCTCAGGTTTTGCAG AGAACCAAATGGGCAGGACCCTGCCGGAGCTGATCACACAGTTCAACCTGACACAGGTCACCTGTCACTCAGCCCTGCTGGACCTGGAGAAGCTCCCAGAATTCAACAG ACTGCACCTCCAGCGGCTGGTGAGCAATGAGAGCCAGAGGCGCCAGCTGGTGGGGAAGCTGCAGGTCCTTGTGGAGGAGGCCTTTGGTTGCCAGCTGCAAAACAGGGATGTCCTCAACCCAGTCTACGTGGAGAGGATCCTCCTGCTGAGACAG GGTCACATTTGCCGCCTGCAGGACTTGGTGTCCCCAGTATACTCTTACCTGTGGACTCGCCCTGCAGTAGGTCGAGCACAGCTGGACGCCATCTCGGAGAAGGTGGATGTGATTGCCAAGCGTGTGCTGGG GCTTCTAGAAAGATCTAGTATGAGCTTAACTCAGGATATGCTGAATGGAGAACTGAAGAAGCTATCAGAAGGTCTGGAAGGCACCAAGTACAGTAATGTGATGAAACTCCTTCGGATGGCCCTCAGTGGACAGCAG CAAGGACCTCCTGTAGCTGAGATGATGTTGGCCTTGGGACCAAAGGAAGTACGGGAACGGATCCAGAAGGTGGTTTCCAGCTAG
- the EARS2 gene encoding nondiscriminating glutamyl-tRNA synthetase EARS2, mitochondrial isoform 2 (isoform 2 is encoded by transcript variant 3): MAALLRRLLQRERPSAASGRPVGRREANLGTDAGVAVRVRFAPSPTGFLHLGGLRTALYNYIFAKKYQGSFILRLEDTDQTRVVPGAAENIEDMLEWAGIPPDESPRRGGPAGPYQQSQRLELYAQATEALLKTGAAYPCFCSPQRLELLKKEALRNHQTPRYDNRCRNMSQEQVAQKLAKDPKPAIRFRLEQVVPAFQDLVYGWNRHEVASVEGDPVIMKSDGFPTYHLACVVDDHHMGISHVLRGSEWLVSTAKHLLLYQALGWQPPHFAHLPLLLNRDGSKLSKRQGDVFLEHFAADGFLPDSLLDIITNCGSGFAENQMGRTLPELITQFNLTQVTCHSALLDLEKLPEFNRLHLQRLVSNESQRRQLVGKLQVLVEEAFGCQLQNRDVLNPVYVERILLLRQGHICRLQDLVSPVYSYLWTRPAVGRAQLDAISEKVDVIAKRVLGLLERSSMSLTQDMLNGELKKLSEGLEGTKYSNVMKLLRMALSGQQVRQGHGLDCSLEPLIDPLNLHFLAGTELNIEYTKVNET; the protein is encoded by the exons GCTTCTTGCACCTGGGTGGCCTCCGCACTGCCTTGTACAACTACATCTTTGCTAAGAAGTACCAGGGGAGCTTCATCCTGAGGCTAGAGGACACAGATCAGACTCGCGTTGTGCCTGGGGCAGCGGAGAATATTGAGGACATGCTGGAGTGGGCAG GCATCCCGCCTGATGAGAGCCCCCGCCGGGGCGGTCCTGCTGGGCCCTACCAGCAATCTCAGCGGTTGGAGCTGTATGCCCAGGCCACAGAAGCGCTGCTGAAGACCGGAGCTGCTTACCCCTGTTTCTGCTCACCCCAGCGGCTGGAGCTCCTGAAGAAGGAGGCCTTGCGGAACCACCAGACGCCCCG GTATGACAATCGGTGCAGGAACATGAGCCAGGAGCAGGTGGCCCAGAAGCTGGCCAAGGACCCCAAGCCTGCGATCCGCTTCCGCCTGGAGCAGGTGGTGCCAGCCTTCCAGGACCTGGTCTATGGCTGGAATAGGCATGAAGTGGCCAGCGTGGAGGGAGACCCAGTCATCATGAAGAGCGACGGCTTCCCCACATACCACCTGGCCTGCGTGGTGGACGACCACCACATGGGCATCAGCCACGTGCTGCGAGGCTCTGAGTGGCTCGTCTCCACTGCCAAGCACCTGCTCCTCTACCAGGCCCTGGGCTGGCAGCCACCCCACTTCGCCCACCTGCCCCTGCTCCTCAACAGGGATGGCAGCAAGCTCTCCAAGAGGCAAGGGGACGTTTTCCTGGAGCACTTTGCTGCTGATGGCTTCCTGCCCGATTCCTTGTTGGACATCATCACCAACTGTGGCTCAGGTTTTGCAG AGAACCAAATGGGCAGGACCCTGCCGGAGCTGATCACACAGTTCAACCTGACACAGGTCACCTGTCACTCAGCCCTGCTGGACCTGGAGAAGCTCCCAGAATTCAACAG ACTGCACCTCCAGCGGCTGGTGAGCAATGAGAGCCAGAGGCGCCAGCTGGTGGGGAAGCTGCAGGTCCTTGTGGAGGAGGCCTTTGGTTGCCAGCTGCAAAACAGGGATGTCCTCAACCCAGTCTACGTGGAGAGGATCCTCCTGCTGAGACAG GGTCACATTTGCCGCCTGCAGGACTTGGTGTCCCCAGTATACTCTTACCTGTGGACTCGCCCTGCAGTAGGTCGAGCACAGCTGGACGCCATCTCGGAGAAGGTGGATGTGATTGCCAAGCGTGTGCTGGG GCTTCTAGAAAGATCTAGTATGAGCTTAACTCAGGATATGCTGAATGGAGAACTGAAGAAGCTATCAGAAGGTCTGGAAGGCACCAAGTACAGTAATGTGATGAAACTCCTTCGGATGGCCCTCAGTGGACAGCAGGTGAGGCAGGGACACGGGTTGGATTGTTCCCTGGAGCCCCTCATTGATCCTTTGAACTTACATTTCCTGGCAGGCACTGAGCTCAATATTGAGTATACAAAGGTGAATGAAACATGA
- the EARS2 gene encoding nondiscriminating glutamyl-tRNA synthetase EARS2, mitochondrial isoform 1 (isoform 1 is encoded by transcript variant 1): MAALLRRLLQRERPSAASGRPVGRREANLGTDAGVAVRVRFAPSPTGFLHLGGLRTALYNYIFAKKYQGSFILRLEDTDQTRVVPGAAENIEDMLEWAGIPPDESPRRGGPAGPYQQSQRLELYAQATEALLKTGAAYPCFCSPQRLELLKKEALRNHQTPRYDNRCRNMSQEQVAQKLAKDPKPAIRFRLEQVVPAFQDLVYGWNRHEVASVEGDPVIMKSDGFPTYHLACVVDDHHMGISHVLRGSEWLVSTAKHLLLYQALGWQPPHFAHLPLLLNRDGSKLSKRQGDVFLEHFAADGFLPDSLLDIITNCGSGFAENQMGRTLPELITQFNLTQVTCHSALLDLEKLPEFNRLHLQRLVSNESQRRQLVGKLQVLVEEAFGCQLQNRDVLNPVYVERILLLRQGHICRLQDLVSPVYSYLWTRPAVGRAQLDAISEKVDVIAKRVLGLLERSSMSLTQDMLNGELKKLSEGLEGTKYSNVMKLLRMALSGQQQGPPVAEMMLALGPKEVRERIQKVVSS, from the exons GCTTCTTGCACCTGGGTGGCCTCCGCACTGCCTTGTACAACTACATCTTTGCTAAGAAGTACCAGGGGAGCTTCATCCTGAGGCTAGAGGACACAGATCAGACTCGCGTTGTGCCTGGGGCAGCGGAGAATATTGAGGACATGCTGGAGTGGGCAG GCATCCCGCCTGATGAGAGCCCCCGCCGGGGCGGTCCTGCTGGGCCCTACCAGCAATCTCAGCGGTTGGAGCTGTATGCCCAGGCCACAGAAGCGCTGCTGAAGACCGGAGCTGCTTACCCCTGTTTCTGCTCACCCCAGCGGCTGGAGCTCCTGAAGAAGGAGGCCTTGCGGAACCACCAGACGCCCCG GTATGACAATCGGTGCAGGAACATGAGCCAGGAGCAGGTGGCCCAGAAGCTGGCCAAGGACCCCAAGCCTGCGATCCGCTTCCGCCTGGAGCAGGTGGTGCCAGCCTTCCAGGACCTGGTCTATGGCTGGAATAGGCATGAAGTGGCCAGCGTGGAGGGAGACCCAGTCATCATGAAGAGCGACGGCTTCCCCACATACCACCTGGCCTGCGTGGTGGACGACCACCACATGGGCATCAGCCACGTGCTGCGAGGCTCTGAGTGGCTCGTCTCCACTGCCAAGCACCTGCTCCTCTACCAGGCCCTGGGCTGGCAGCCACCCCACTTCGCCCACCTGCCCCTGCTCCTCAACAGGGATGGCAGCAAGCTCTCCAAGAGGCAAGGGGACGTTTTCCTGGAGCACTTTGCTGCTGATGGCTTCCTGCCCGATTCCTTGTTGGACATCATCACCAACTGTGGCTCAGGTTTTGCAG AGAACCAAATGGGCAGGACCCTGCCGGAGCTGATCACACAGTTCAACCTGACACAGGTCACCTGTCACTCAGCCCTGCTGGACCTGGAGAAGCTCCCAGAATTCAACAG ACTGCACCTCCAGCGGCTGGTGAGCAATGAGAGCCAGAGGCGCCAGCTGGTGGGGAAGCTGCAGGTCCTTGTGGAGGAGGCCTTTGGTTGCCAGCTGCAAAACAGGGATGTCCTCAACCCAGTCTACGTGGAGAGGATCCTCCTGCTGAGACAG GGTCACATTTGCCGCCTGCAGGACTTGGTGTCCCCAGTATACTCTTACCTGTGGACTCGCCCTGCAGTAGGTCGAGCACAGCTGGACGCCATCTCGGAGAAGGTGGATGTGATTGCCAAGCGTGTGCTGGG GCTTCTAGAAAGATCTAGTATGAGCTTAACTCAGGATATGCTGAATGGAGAACTGAAGAAGCTATCAGAAGGTCTGGAAGGCACCAAGTACAGTAATGTGATGAAACTCCTTCGGATGGCCCTCAGTGGACAGCAG CAAGGACCTCCTGTAGCTGAGATGATGTTGGCCTTGGGACCAAAGGAAGTACGGGAACGGATCCAGAAGGTGGTTTCCAGCTAG